The Pseudomonas azotoformans genome has a segment encoding these proteins:
- the flgK gene encoding flagellar hook-associated protein FlgK yields the protein MSLLSIGMSGLNASQGSLSVLSNNIANANTPGYSRQQTTQNANAANQFGGVFIGSGTTLADVRRVYNEFLDAAYQNSTSLNSDAKAYLDQVSAVDKTLSDKTTGMSAVLSAFFAAVQTASANPSDNSARQVLLTSAQTLSNRFNSISTQLGQQKETINSQLTSMSDQVNKLTSSIASLNKQIAQVQGSSNSAPANLLDARAEAVRSLNELVGVTATEKNGVFSVSTGSGQSLVLGDQSNTISAVPSKSDTSQFTIQLNVGGGESLDLGGVISGGSIGGLLRYRSDVLMPAINDLGRIAVVTADTVNKQLGQGLDLNGQFGASLFKDINSAAAIAQRSQASSGNSAGSGNLNVTIKDSSKLTNFDYKVTFSDSANPNNVTVVRSDGKAMGTFNINATPPAVIDGFTLALDGKGPMATGDSFKVSPTANGAKDIGTVLTDPSKIAFAAPLLGEASKTNSGTGTFTPPTLTLPVDIYGGANSAQLRTGIEHSMPVKMVFGKPAADGTQSYTVNDAQGNPIGTGSIVPGQANKITINVPMRDANGALVTPAKSFSFDTTVGGSPAGGDSTTFSFNASGKSDNRNAQELLNLQTKATVGTAADGSGGTSLIGANSKLVSTVGAKAAAAGTDSTATNALLTANKNARNSVSQVNLDEEAGDMIKFQQYYTASSQIIKAAQETFSTLINAL from the coding sequence ATGAGTTTGCTCAGTATCGGGATGTCGGGGCTCAACGCCTCTCAAGGATCGCTGTCGGTCTTGAGTAACAACATTGCCAACGCCAACACGCCTGGCTACTCACGGCAGCAGACTACCCAGAATGCCAACGCGGCGAACCAGTTCGGTGGTGTGTTCATTGGCAGTGGCACCACCCTGGCTGATGTGCGCCGGGTGTATAACGAGTTCCTCGACGCGGCGTACCAGAACAGCACCTCGCTCAACAGCGATGCCAAGGCTTATCTGGATCAGGTCAGTGCCGTCGACAAAACCTTGTCGGATAAGACCACCGGTATGTCGGCGGTACTCAGCGCGTTCTTCGCTGCCGTCCAGACCGCCTCGGCCAACCCGAGCGATAACTCGGCCCGCCAGGTCTTGCTCACCAGCGCGCAGACGTTGAGCAATCGTTTCAATTCGATTTCGACCCAGTTGGGCCAGCAGAAAGAAACTATCAACAGTCAGCTGACGTCGATGAGCGATCAGGTCAACAAATTGACCTCTTCGATTGCGTCCCTCAACAAACAGATTGCCCAGGTGCAGGGCTCGTCGAACTCGGCCCCGGCCAATCTGCTGGATGCGCGTGCCGAAGCGGTGCGCTCGCTGAATGAATTGGTCGGCGTGACTGCCACTGAAAAGAACGGCGTGTTCAGCGTCAGCACCGGTTCCGGCCAATCGCTGGTACTGGGCGATCAGTCCAACACCATTTCCGCTGTGCCGAGCAAGAGCGACACCAGTCAGTTCACCATTCAGCTCAACGTGGGCGGTGGCGAGTCGCTCGACCTGGGCGGCGTGATCAGCGGTGGCAGCATCGGTGGTCTGTTGCGTTATCGCAGCGATGTGCTGATGCCGGCCATCAATGACCTAGGCCGTATTGCAGTTGTCACTGCAGACACGGTTAACAAGCAGTTAGGCCAAGGCCTGGACCTCAACGGCCAGTTCGGTGCCTCGCTGTTCAAGGACATTAACAGTGCTGCTGCCATTGCCCAGCGCAGCCAGGCGTCAAGTGGCAACAGTGCGGGTTCCGGCAACCTCAACGTGACGATCAAGGACAGCAGCAAGCTGACCAACTTCGATTACAAAGTCACCTTCAGCGACAGCGCCAACCCGAACAACGTCACCGTGGTGCGTTCCGATGGCAAGGCCATGGGTACGTTCAATATCAACGCCACCCCACCGGCAGTGATCGATGGCTTTACTCTGGCACTCGATGGCAAGGGCCCGATGGCCACGGGTGACAGCTTCAAAGTCAGCCCGACGGCTAATGGTGCCAAGGACATTGGCACGGTGCTCACTGACCCGAGCAAGATCGCGTTTGCTGCGCCATTGCTGGGTGAAGCCAGCAAGACCAATTCGGGTACCGGTACCTTCACGCCGCCGACCCTGACCCTGCCCGTGGACATCTACGGTGGTGCCAACTCCGCTCAATTGCGTACTGGTATCGAGCATTCGATGCCGGTGAAGATGGTGTTTGGCAAGCCGGCCGCCGACGGCACCCAGTCGTATACGGTCAATGATGCGCAGGGCAATCCGATCGGCACCGGCAGCATTGTCCCCGGACAGGCCAATAAAATTACGATCAACGTCCCTATGCGCGATGCCAACGGTGCGCTGGTGACGCCGGCCAAAAGTTTCAGCTTCGACACTACAGTGGGTGGCTCGCCAGCTGGCGGTGATAGCACCACCTTTTCCTTCAACGCCTCCGGCAAGTCCGACAACCGCAATGCTCAGGAACTGCTCAACCTGCAGACCAAGGCGACTGTTGGTACGGCTGCGGATGGCAGTGGCGGCACCAGCCTGATAGGCGCCAACAGCAAGCTGGTATCAACCGTCGGCGCCAAAGCTGCTGCCGCAGGTACGGACAGCACCGCGACCAATGCACTGCTGACCGCCAACAAGAATGCGCGCAACTCGGTCTCCCAGGTCAACCTGGATGAAGAGGCGGGCGACATGATCAAGTTTCAGCAGTACTACACCGCGTCGTCGCAGATCATCAAAGCTGCGCAAGAAACCTTCAGCACACTGATCAATGCCCTTTAA
- a CDS encoding sigma-54-dependent phenylalanine hydroxylase transcriptional regulator PhhR, with amino-acid sequence MRIKVHCQNRIGILRDILNLLVEYGVNVAKGEVGGEHGNAIYLFCPNLVNMQFQALRPQFEAIAGVFGVKRVGLMPSERRHMELNALLGALEFPVLSIDMGGSIVAANRAAAQLLGVRVDEVPGIPLSRYAEDFDLPELVRASKSRINGLRVKVKGDVFLADIAPLQSSEHDDSEAMAGAVLTLHRADRVGERIYNVRKQELRGFDSIFQSSKVMAAVVREARRMAPLDAPLLIEGETGTGKELLARACHLASPRGQSPLMALNCAGLPESMAETELFGYGPGAFEGARAEGKLGLLELTAGGTLFLDGVGEMSARLQVKLLRFLQDGCFRRVGSDEEVYLDVRVICATQVDLSELCARGEFRQDLYHRLNVLSLHIPPLRECLDGLAPLVDHFLDQASRQIGCPLPKLAPAAMDRLSHYHWPGNVRQLENVLFQAVSLCDGGTVKAEHIRLPDYGVRQPLGDFSLEGGLEDIVGRFEKAVLEALYAEHPSSRQLGKRLGVSHTTIANKLRDYEVIKADK; translated from the coding sequence ATGCGTATCAAAGTGCATTGCCAGAACCGCATCGGCATCCTGCGGGACATTCTCAACCTGCTGGTGGAATACGGCGTCAACGTCGCCAAGGGCGAGGTGGGTGGTGAGCATGGGAATGCCATCTACCTGTTTTGCCCGAACCTAGTGAATATGCAGTTCCAGGCGTTGCGCCCGCAGTTCGAGGCGATTGCCGGAGTATTCGGCGTCAAAAGGGTAGGGCTGATGCCCAGCGAGCGTCGGCATATGGAGCTCAATGCGTTGCTTGGCGCCCTGGAATTTCCGGTGCTGTCGATCGACATGGGCGGCTCCATCGTCGCCGCCAACCGCGCGGCGGCACAGCTGCTCGGGGTGCGGGTGGATGAGGTGCCAGGCATTCCGTTGTCTCGGTATGCCGAGGACTTCGATTTGCCGGAACTGGTGCGCGCCAGCAAATCGCGGATCAACGGCCTGCGGGTCAAGGTCAAGGGTGACGTGTTCCTGGCGGACATCGCACCGCTGCAATCCTCCGAACATGACGACAGCGAGGCCATGGCCGGCGCTGTGCTGACCCTGCACCGCGCCGACCGCGTCGGTGAGCGCATCTACAACGTGCGCAAGCAGGAGCTGCGTGGCTTTGACAGCATTTTCCAAAGCTCCAAAGTCATGGCCGCCGTGGTGCGCGAAGCCCGTCGTATGGCGCCGCTGGATGCGCCTCTATTAATAGAAGGCGAAACCGGCACCGGCAAGGAACTGCTGGCGCGCGCCTGTCACTTGGCCAGCCCGCGTGGGCAATCGCCGTTGATGGCACTCAACTGCGCGGGCCTGCCCGAGTCGATGGCCGAGACCGAGCTCTTCGGCTACGGCCCTGGCGCGTTCGAAGGTGCACGGGCCGAAGGCAAGCTCGGTCTGTTGGAACTGACAGCGGGCGGTACATTGTTTCTCGATGGCGTCGGGGAGATGAGCGCGCGCTTGCAGGTGAAATTGCTGCGCTTTTTGCAGGACGGTTGCTTCCGTCGCGTAGGCAGCGATGAAGAGGTGTACCTGGACGTGCGGGTGATCTGCGCGACCCAGGTGGACTTGTCCGAGCTGTGCGCTCGTGGCGAATTCCGCCAAGACCTCTATCACCGCCTCAACGTGCTGTCCCTGCATATTCCACCGCTGCGTGAATGTCTCGACGGGCTTGCGCCGCTGGTTGATCACTTTCTCGACCAGGCCAGTCGCCAGATCGGCTGCCCGTTGCCCAAGCTGGCGCCGGCCGCCATGGACCGCCTGAGCCACTACCACTGGCCGGGCAACGTACGGCAGTTGGAAAACGTGCTGTTCCAGGCGGTGTCGTTGTGTGACGGCGGGACGGTCAAGGCCGAACATATTCGGCTGCCGGATTATGGCGTGCGTCAGCCCCTTGGCGATTTTTCCCTGGAGGGCGGCCTGGAAGACATCGTTGGTCGATTCGAGAAGGCGGTGTTGGAAGCCTTGTACGCCGAGCACCCCAGCAGCCGACAGTTGGGCAAGCGCCTGGGGGTGTCTCATACCACCATCGCCAATAAGCTGCGCGATTACGAAGTGATCAAGGCCGACAAGTAA
- the flgJ gene encoding flagellar assembly peptidoglycan hydrolase FlgJ, producing MAMDMRKSGISSTADSGSYSDLNRLNQLKVGADKNSEGNMRKVAQEFESLFLSEMLKSMRSATEALGKDNPMNTPAAKQYQEMYDQQLAVSMSREGGGIGLADVLMRQMQKNKPVEAQAATLQGPAAAEPVKKVDVPTEIAAGTQADGPLGRSNGQRPLWAYRVAEPQAGAPSAHSNDMELMNQRRIALPSKLTDRLLAGIVPSTQVTGEAKAAPLRNSAADDNVVNSAARTFAVPSGRMQVYGRAVAQPPLAPAKKAFSSQDEFVATMLPMAKAAAARIGVDPKYLVAQAALETGWGKSVMRAEDGSSSHNLFGIKAGQSWQGGQARAITSEFRDGAMVKETAQFRSYDSYQDSFHDLVTLLQSNDRYKEVVKSADNPEQFVRELQKAGYATDPAYASKISQIAKTMDSYQNYAAAGATTHL from the coding sequence ATGGCCATGGATATGCGCAAGAGCGGCATCAGCAGCACGGCGGATTCGGGGTCCTACTCCGACCTGAACCGGCTTAACCAGCTCAAGGTCGGTGCCGACAAGAACAGCGAAGGCAATATGCGCAAAGTGGCGCAGGAGTTCGAGTCGTTGTTCTTGAGCGAGATGCTCAAGTCCATGCGTTCGGCCACCGAGGCGTTGGGCAAGGACAACCCGATGAACACGCCGGCCGCCAAGCAGTACCAGGAAATGTATGACCAGCAACTGGCGGTCTCGATGTCCCGCGAAGGCGGTGGTATCGGTTTGGCCGACGTGCTGATGCGCCAGATGCAGAAGAACAAACCGGTGGAGGCTCAGGCCGCCACCTTGCAAGGCCCGGCGGCGGCTGAGCCTGTGAAGAAAGTTGATGTGCCGACAGAAATTGCCGCGGGCACCCAGGCCGATGGCCCGTTGGGCCGCTCCAACGGCCAGCGTCCGCTGTGGGCTTACCGCGTGGCTGAGCCACAGGCGGGTGCCCCGTCGGCCCACAGCAATGACATGGAATTGATGAACCAGCGGCGCATCGCCTTGCCGAGCAAGCTGACCGATCGCCTGTTGGCTGGCATCGTGCCTAGCACCCAGGTGACCGGCGAAGCCAAGGCCGCGCCACTGCGCAACAGCGCCGCTGACGATAACGTCGTCAACAGTGCGGCGCGTACCTTCGCCGTGCCGAGCGGGCGCATGCAGGTCTACGGCCGCGCCGTGGCCCAGCCACCGTTGGCGCCGGCGAAGAAAGCCTTCAGTTCGCAGGATGAATTTGTCGCCACCATGTTGCCGATGGCCAAGGCGGCCGCCGCGCGGATTGGTGTCGATCCGAAGTACCTGGTGGCCCAGGCCGCCCTGGAAACCGGTTGGGGTAAATCGGTGATGCGCGCCGAAGACGGCAGCAGCAGCCACAACCTGTTCGGCATCAAGGCCGGCCAGAGTTGGCAGGGCGGCCAGGCACGCGCGATCACCAGTGAGTTCCGCGATGGCGCGATGGTCAAGGAAACGGCGCAGTTCCGTTCCTACGACTCTTACCAGGACAGCTTCCACGACCTGGTGACGTTGCTGCAAAGCAATGATCGCTATAAAGAAGTTGTGAAGTCGGCCGACAACCCGGAACAGTTTGTTCGCGAGTTGCAAAAAGCCGGTTACGCAACCGACCCGGCCTATGCCAGCAAGATTTCGCAGATCGCCAAAACGATGGACAGTTACCAGAACTACGCTGCCGCTGGCGCAACCACACATTTATAA
- the flgG gene encoding flagellar basal-body rod protein FlgG, which translates to MLPALWVAKTGLSAQDTNLTTISNNLANVSTTGFKRDRAEFQDLLYQIKKQPGAQSTQDSELPSGLQLGTGVQIVGTQKNFSAGNLQQTGQPLDMAINGRGFFQILQPDGTTSYTRDGTFHLDSNGQIVTANGFALEPAVVVPADAKTFTVGNDGTVSITVAGNPASQVIGNLQTADFINPAGLQAMGNNLFLETASSGAPQIGTPGLNGFGTTLQSTLETSNVSTVEEMVNMITTQRAYEMNSKVISTADQMLSFVTQNL; encoded by the coding sequence ATGCTTCCGGCTCTATGGGTTGCCAAAACCGGTCTGTCCGCCCAGGACACCAACCTGACCACCATTTCCAACAACTTGGCCAACGTGTCGACCACGGGTTTCAAGCGTGATCGTGCCGAGTTCCAGGACTTGCTCTATCAGATCAAGAAGCAGCCAGGCGCCCAGTCGACCCAGGACAGCGAACTGCCGTCGGGCCTGCAATTGGGTACCGGTGTGCAGATCGTCGGCACCCAGAAGAACTTCAGCGCCGGTAACCTGCAACAGACCGGCCAGCCGCTGGACATGGCCATCAACGGCCGTGGTTTCTTCCAGATCCTGCAACCGGATGGCACCACTTCCTACACCCGTGACGGTACTTTCCACCTGGACTCCAACGGCCAGATCGTCACCGCCAACGGTTTTGCCCTGGAGCCGGCCGTGGTCGTTCCCGCCGACGCCAAAACCTTCACCGTCGGCAACGACGGCACCGTGTCCATCACCGTGGCCGGCAACCCCGCGTCGCAAGTAATCGGCAACCTGCAGACCGCCGACTTCATCAACCCGGCCGGCCTGCAAGCCATGGGCAACAACCTGTTCCTGGAAACCGCCTCCAGCGGCGCGCCGCAAATCGGCACCCCTGGCCTGAACGGTTTCGGCACCACGCTGCAAAGCACCCTGGAAACCTCCAACGTGAGCACCGTTGAGGAGATGGTCAACATGATCACCACCCAGCGCGCCTACGAGATGAACTCCAAGGTGATCTCCACCGCCGACCAGATGCTTTCGTTCGTAACGCAGAATCTGTAA
- a CDS encoding 4a-hydroxytetrahydrobiopterin dehydratase has translation MTTLNQAHCEACRADAPQVSDEELPMLLKQIPDWNIEVRDGVMQLEKVFLFKNFKFALAFTNAMGDISEAEGHHPGLLTEWGKVTVTWWSHSIKGLHRNDFIMAARTDEVAKDAEGRK, from the coding sequence ATGACCACCTTGAACCAAGCCCACTGCGAAGCCTGCCGTGCCGATGCCCCTCAAGTCAGCGACGAAGAACTGCCGATGCTGCTCAAGCAGATCCCCGACTGGAACATCGAAGTCCGCGACGGCGTGATGCAACTGGAAAAGGTTTTCCTGTTCAAGAACTTCAAATTCGCCCTGGCCTTCACCAACGCCATGGGTGACATCTCCGAAGCCGAAGGCCATCACCCTGGCTTGCTCACTGAGTGGGGCAAGGTCACCGTGACCTGGTGGAGCCATTCCATCAAAGGCCTGCACCGCAACGACTTCATCATGGCCGCGCGCACCGACGAAGTGGCCAAGGACGCCGAGGGCCGCAAGTAA
- the phhA gene encoding phenylalanine 4-monooxygenase, translating into MKQTQYVAREPDAQGFIHYSQEEHAVWNTLITRQLKVIEGRACQEYLDGIDKLGLPHDRIPQLGEINKVLAETTGWQVARVPALIPFQTFFELLANKQFPVATFIRTREELDYLQEPDIFHEIFGHCPLLTNPWFAEFTHTYGKLGLAATKEQRVYLARLYWMTIEFGLVDTPEGRRIYGGGILSSPKETVYSLSSEPEHQVFDPLEAMRTPYRIDILQPLYFVLPDLKRLFEVAQEDIMGMVERGMQLGLHAPKFPPKPIAA; encoded by the coding sequence ATGAAGCAGACGCAGTACGTGGCCCGCGAGCCCGATGCGCAAGGTTTTATCCACTACTCGCAGGAAGAACATGCGGTGTGGAACACCCTGATCACTCGCCAGTTGAAAGTGATCGAGGGGCGCGCCTGCCAGGAATACCTGGACGGCATAGACAAGCTCGGCCTGCCCCATGACCGCATTCCGCAACTGGGCGAAATCAACAAAGTGCTGGCCGAGACCACCGGTTGGCAGGTCGCCCGCGTGCCGGCGCTGATCCCCTTCCAGACTTTTTTCGAATTACTCGCCAACAAGCAGTTTCCTGTGGCGACGTTTATCCGCACCCGCGAAGAACTCGACTATCTGCAAGAACCGGATATTTTTCACGAGATCTTCGGCCACTGCCCATTGCTGACCAACCCTTGGTTCGCCGAATTCACCCACACCTACGGCAAGCTCGGCCTGGCGGCCACCAAGGAGCAACGCGTGTACCTGGCGCGCCTGTATTGGATGACCATCGAATTCGGCCTGGTGGACACGCCCGAAGGTCGACGCATCTACGGTGGCGGCATTCTGTCGTCGCCCAAGGAGACGGTGTACAGCCTGTCGTCCGAGCCCGAGCATCAAGTGTTCGACCCGCTGGAGGCGATGCGCACGCCGTATCGCATCGACATCCTGCAACCTTTGTACTTCGTGCTGCCAGACCTCAAGCGCCTGTTCGAAGTCGCGCAGGAGGACATCATGGGCATGGTGGAACGTGGCATGCAGCTGGGTCTGCACGCACCGAAGTTTCCACCCAAGCCCATAGCGGCTTGA
- the flgH gene encoding flagellar basal body L-ring protein FlgH gives MNRYVSVLALSGIAVLAGCVAPTPKPNDPYYAPVLPRTPLPAAANNGSIYQAGFEQNLYSDRKAFRVGDIITITLNERTQASKNANSQIGKTSKANIGLTSLFGAVPNTNNPLGDGDLSLSAGYSGDRATNGKSAAGQGNSLTGSITVTVADVLPNGIIAVRGEKWMTLNTGDELVRIAGMVRADDISTDNTVPSTRIADARITYSGTGSFADASQPGWFDRFFLSPLFPF, from the coding sequence ATGAATCGCTATGTTTCTGTTCTGGCATTGAGTGGGATTGCCGTGCTCGCGGGCTGTGTCGCCCCGACGCCAAAACCCAATGACCCGTACTACGCGCCGGTGTTGCCACGCACGCCGTTGCCGGCGGCCGCCAACAATGGCTCGATCTACCAGGCCGGTTTCGAACAGAACCTGTACAGCGACCGCAAGGCGTTCCGGGTCGGTGACATCATCACCATCACCCTGAACGAGCGTACCCAGGCGAGCAAGAACGCCAACTCTCAGATCGGCAAGACCAGCAAGGCCAACATCGGTTTGACCTCGTTGTTCGGCGCAGTGCCCAACACCAATAACCCGCTAGGTGACGGTGATCTCAGCCTCAGCGCCGGCTACAGCGGCGACCGCGCCACCAACGGCAAGAGCGCGGCAGGGCAGGGCAACAGCCTGACCGGCTCTATCACCGTGACCGTGGCCGACGTATTGCCCAACGGCATCATCGCCGTACGCGGTGAAAAGTGGATGACCCTTAATACCGGTGACGAGCTGGTGCGCATTGCCGGCATGGTCCGCGCCGATGACATCTCCACTGACAACACCGTGCCGTCGACGCGAATCGCCGACGCGCGCATTACCTACTCGGGTACGGGTTCGTTTGCTGACGCGAGCCAGCCGGGCTGGTTCGACCGTTTCTTCCTTAGCCCGCTGTTCCCTTTCTAG
- a CDS encoding amino acid aminotransferase produces the protein MHFDAIGRVPGDPILGLMDLYAQDSNPNKFDLGVGVYKDDQGLTPIPHSVKLAEQRLVDTQTTKTYIGGHGNAAFGKLISELVLGADSALIRERCAGATQTPGGTGALRLSADFIAHNLPGRGVWLSNPTWPIHETIFAKAGIPVSHYPYVGADNRLDVAAMLATLSRVPKGDVVLLHACCHNPTGFDLSQDDWRQVLQIVRERQLLPLIDFAYQGFGDGLEQDAWAVRLFAAELPEVLVTSSCSKNFGLYSDRVGALIVCAADAEKLTDVRSQLANTARNLWSTPPDHGAAVVATILGDTELKKRWSDEVEAMRSRIAHLRSGLVEALAPHGLSERFAHIGAQRGMFSYTGLSAEQVKQLREKHSVYMVSSGRANVAGIDATRLTLLAQAIADVSN, from the coding sequence ATGCATTTCGATGCCATTGGCCGCGTGCCCGGCGACCCGATCCTCGGGCTGATGGACCTGTACGCCCAGGACAGCAACCCGAACAAATTCGACCTGGGCGTTGGCGTCTATAAGGATGACCAGGGCCTTACCCCGATTCCGCACTCGGTGAAGCTGGCCGAGCAGCGTCTGGTGGACACGCAAACCACCAAGACCTACATCGGCGGCCACGGCAATGCAGCGTTCGGCAAGCTGATCAGCGAGCTGGTGCTTGGCGCCGATTCGGCGCTGATCCGCGAGCGCTGCGCCGGCGCCACCCAGACACCGGGCGGCACCGGGGCCCTGCGCCTGAGCGCCGACTTTATCGCGCACAACCTGCCCGGTCGCGGCGTCTGGTTGAGCAACCCGACCTGGCCGATCCACGAAACCATCTTTGCCAAGGCCGGGATCCCGGTCAGCCATTACCCCTACGTGGGTGCGGACAATCGCCTGGACGTGGCGGCCATGCTGGCGACCCTGTCCAGGGTACCCAAGGGCGACGTGGTGCTGTTGCATGCCTGCTGCCATAACCCGACCGGTTTCGACCTGTCCCAGGACGACTGGCGCCAGGTGCTGCAGATCGTGCGCGAGCGCCAGTTGCTGCCGCTGATCGACTTTGCTTACCAAGGCTTTGGCGATGGTTTGGAGCAGGACGCCTGGGCCGTGCGGTTGTTTGCAGCCGAGCTGCCGGAAGTGCTGGTCACCAGTTCATGCTCGAAGAACTTCGGCCTGTACAGCGACCGCGTCGGCGCGTTGATCGTGTGTGCGGCGGATGCCGAAAAGCTCACGGATGTGCGCAGCCAGTTGGCCAATACGGCGCGCAACCTGTGGTCGACGCCGCCGGACCATGGTGCTGCGGTAGTGGCGACCATCCTGGGGGATACCGAGCTGAAAAAGCGCTGGAGCGACGAGGTCGAAGCCATGCGCTCACGGATCGCACACCTGCGTTCCGGCTTGGTGGAGGCGTTGGCGCCGCACGGCCTGTCGGAGCGGTTTGCGCATATCGGAGCGCAGCGTGGGATGTTTTCCTATACCGGCTTGAGTGCCGAGCAGGTGAAGCAACTGCGCGAAAAGCACAGCGTGTATATGGTGAGTTCGGGGCGGGCCAACGTGGCGGGCATTGATGCGACACGCCTGACGTTGCTGGCTCAAGCGATCGCCGACGTCTCCAACTGA
- a CDS encoding flagellar basal body rod protein FlgF — MDKYLYVAMTGASQNALAQKAHANNLANISTNGFQRDLEQARSMPVFGDSFPARAFAMTERPATDFTPGAMIETGRDLDVAVSGNGWMAVQTPDGSEAYVRSASMNVDALGVLRAGNGMPIMGNGGPIAVPPQQKIEVGADGTISIRAMGEGPRVMAEVDRIKLVQPDLKNMNKGLDGTIHTKDGQPAQADATVTLTSGFLQASNVNAVEEMTAVLALSKQFELHIKMMNSAKEDDQAMTRVMQMS, encoded by the coding sequence GTGGACAAGTACCTTTATGTGGCAATGACCGGCGCCAGCCAGAATGCTCTGGCGCAGAAGGCCCATGCCAACAACCTGGCGAACATTTCCACCAATGGTTTCCAACGTGACCTGGAGCAGGCGCGTTCGATGCCGGTGTTCGGTGACAGCTTTCCGGCGCGCGCGTTTGCCATGACCGAGCGTCCAGCCACCGACTTCACGCCTGGCGCCATGATCGAGACGGGCCGTGACCTGGACGTTGCCGTCAGCGGCAATGGCTGGATGGCCGTGCAGACCCCGGACGGCAGCGAAGCCTACGTGCGCAGCGCGAGCATGAACGTCGATGCATTGGGTGTGCTGCGCGCCGGCAACGGCATGCCGATCATGGGCAACGGTGGCCCGATTGCCGTGCCGCCCCAGCAGAAGATCGAAGTCGGGGCTGATGGCACCATCAGCATTCGCGCCATGGGTGAAGGCCCGCGCGTGATGGCGGAAGTGGACCGCATCAAGCTGGTCCAGCCGGACCTGAAGAACATGAATAAAGGCCTCGACGGCACCATCCACACCAAGGATGGCCAGCCGGCCCAGGCTGACGCGACGGTCACGCTGACCTCGGGCTTCCTGCAGGCGAGCAACGTCAATGCGGTGGAAGAAATGACCGCAGTGCTGGCGCTTTCCAAGCAGTTCGAGCTGCACATCAAGATGATGAACAGCGCCAAGGAAGACGACCAGGCCATGACCCGCGTCATGCAGATGAGCTGA
- a CDS encoding flagellar basal body P-ring protein FlgI: protein MAAALLLSLSAVAQAERLKDIASISGVRSNQLIGYGLVVGLNGTGDQTTQTPFTLQTFNNMLSQFGIKVPAGSGNVQLKNVAAVSISADLPAFSKPGQVVDITVSSIGNSKSLRGGTLLMTPLKGIDGNVYAIAQGNLVVGGFDAEGRDGSKITVNVPSAGRIPGGATVERTVPSGFNQGNSLTLNLNRSDFTTAKRVVDKINDMLGPGVAQAIDGGSIRVTAPLDPSQRVDYLSILENLEVDPGQAVAKVIINSRTGTIVIGQNVKVSPAAVTHGSLTVTITEDPIVSQPGPLSNGQTAVVPRSRVNAQQEAKPMFKFGPGTTLDEIVRAVNQVGAAPGDLMAILEALKQAGALQADLIVI, encoded by the coding sequence ATGGCGGCCGCACTCCTGCTTTCCTTGAGCGCTGTCGCCCAGGCCGAACGCCTGAAGGACATCGCCAGCATCTCCGGCGTGCGTTCCAACCAGTTGATCGGCTATGGCCTGGTGGTGGGGCTCAACGGTACAGGTGACCAGACCACCCAGACCCCGTTCACCCTGCAGACCTTCAACAACATGCTCTCGCAGTTCGGTATCAAGGTGCCGGCGGGGTCGGGCAACGTGCAGCTGAAAAACGTCGCGGCGGTGTCGATCAGTGCTGACTTGCCGGCGTTCTCCAAGCCGGGCCAGGTAGTGGACATCACGGTGTCGTCGATCGGTAACTCGAAGAGCCTGCGCGGCGGCACCTTGCTGATGACGCCGCTCAAGGGTATCGACGGTAACGTCTACGCCATCGCCCAGGGCAACCTGGTGGTGGGCGGGTTTGACGCCGAAGGTCGTGACGGTTCGAAGATTACCGTCAACGTGCCGTCGGCCGGTCGGATCCCAGGTGGCGCCACGGTTGAACGCACCGTGCCAAGCGGCTTCAACCAAGGCAACAGCCTGACCTTGAACCTCAACCGTTCTGACTTCACCACCGCCAAGCGCGTGGTCGACAAGATCAACGACATGCTCGGCCCAGGTGTGGCCCAGGCCATCGACGGCGGCTCCATCCGTGTGACCGCGCCGCTGGACCCAAGCCAGCGCGTCGACTACCTGTCGATCCTGGAAAACCTAGAAGTGGACCCAGGCCAGGCTGTCGCCAAAGTCATCATCAACTCGCGGACCGGCACCATCGTGATTGGTCAGAACGTTAAGGTGTCACCCGCTGCGGTGACCCACGGCAGCCTGACCGTGACCATCACCGAAGACCCGATCGTCAGCCAGCCTGGGCCGTTGTCCAACGGCCAGACGGCGGTGGTGCCGCGTTCGCGTGTGAATGCCCAGCAAGAAGCCAAGCCGATGTTCAAGTTCGGCCCCGGCACCACCCTGGATGAGATTGTCCGCGCGGTGAACCAGGTGGGCGCAGCGCCCGGCGACTTGATGGCGATCCTCGAAGCATTGAAACAGGCCGGCGCCTTGCAAGCCGACCTGATCGTGATCTGA